One Rhipicephalus microplus isolate Deutch F79 chromosome 4, USDA_Rmic, whole genome shotgun sequence genomic window carries:
- the LOC142814475 gene encoding uncharacterized protein LOC142814475 — translation MQTRLRELPDPSLDDVVKAALAMDAATKDAGEISRVASTEAVVNKMKHNSGPQEQPGSSPGSTPAPGKGRRRKWRRGSAAAGSGSSAARLNVAIEHLPILDMWHTDLVPPSVPPYVLTVQVCRWPISMELDTGASVSVMAGKTFKRSFPGVAVEVSDIMLRSYSGELSQVQCQAMVSVCFGNREATLLLYLTRWSSLALLGRNWICALGIRLPGGQEAAIHGVQDIPSLLTEFQSLFKPEVGTFAGTTAGIRVPEGVQPWFFKPHPLPFALKDGVTLELQRLQREGIKTAQCAAPIVLVPKRGGSVTICGDFKVTITPSVTIKKYSLPRIEDLWWFLPNLSVYLQPVHILLRYGQHWAWKKEQDMAFEHCKQLITKAPVLVHLDPAKSVVLTVDASPYGVEAVLVRRDNKDGHERPMSFASRRLHTAEQRYSQLNKDDLALMYGVEHFQQYLRSRKFKAVMDHEPRLGLLGSDKAVPVQASPREYNGP, via the exons ATGCAGACGCGTCTCCGGGAACTTCCCGACCCCTCGCTGGACGACGTGGTGAAAGCAGCGCTGGCAATGGACGCGGCGACGAAAGACGCCGGTGAGATTTCACGTGTGGCGTCAACAGAAGCTGTGGTCAACAAGATG AAGCATAACAGCGGACCACAGGAGCAGCCTGGGTCAAGCCCAGGTTCCACACCAGCCCCCGGTAAGGGTAGGCGTCGGAAGTGGCGGCGGGGAAGTGCGGCAGCAGGTTCGGGTTCCTCCGCGGCCAGGCTCAACGTCGCGATTGAGCACCTGCCTATTTTAGACATGTGGCACACAGACCTTGTCCCACCGTCTGTGCCGCCGTACGTACTAACCGTCCAAGTTTGCAGGTGGCCCATTTCCATGGAACTGGACACGGGGGCCAGTGTGTCGGTTATGGCTGGCAAAACTTTTAAAAGGTCCTTCCCTGGAGTGGCCGTCGAGGTTTCAGACATCATGCTGCGAAGTTACTCCGGCGAGCTTTCCCAGGTCCAATGCCAGGCCATGGTCAGCGTTTGTTTTGGCAACAGAGAAGCTACCCTTCTTCTGTATTTGACCAGGTGGTCGTCACTGGCGCTGCTCGGCAGGAATTGGATTTGCGCACTGGGTATTCGGCTGCCAGGTGGCCAGGAAGCAGCCATACATGGCGTACAAGACATCCCGAGCCTTCTAACGGAGTTCCAGTCCCTGTTCAAGCCAGAGGTGGGCACATTCGCTGGTACGACTGCTGGCATTCGTGTACCCGAGGGAGTCCAGCCTTGGTTTTTCAAGCCTCACCCGCTGCCATTCGCACTTAAGGACGGGGTCACCCTGGAGCTGCAACGGTTACAGCGAGAAGGCATCAAGACGGCGCAGTGCGCCGCTCCTATCGTTCTAGTTCCCAAGCGAGGCGGTAGTGTCACAATTTGTGGGGATTTCAAGGTTACGATAACCCCGTCGGTAACCATCAAAAAGTACTCTCTGCCTCGGATTGAAGATCTCTG GTGGTTCTTGCCCAACCTGTCTGTGTATCTGCAGCCAGTGCACATTCTGCTTCGGTATGGCCAGCATTGGGCGTGGAAAAAGGAGCAGGACATGGCCTTTGAGCACTGTAAACAGCTAATCACGAAGGCACCGGTGCTGGTGCACCTCGATCCAGCCAAGTCTGTTGTTCTTACTGTAGACGCATCACCATACGGTGTAGAAGCTGTCCTAGTGCGCAGAGACAACAAGGATGGCCATGAACGGCCAATGTCGTTTGCTTCTCGTCGTCTTCACACAGCAGAGCAGCGTTACAGCCAGCTGAATAAGGACGACCTCGCTCTCATGTATGGCGTCGAGCATTTTCAACAGTACCTGCGGAGCCGGAAGTTTAAGGCAGTCATGGACCACGAACCACGGCTGGGGCTATTGGGGTCAGACAAGGCGGTCCCCGTGCAGGCATCACCTCGAGAGTACAATGGGCCTTGA